The following DNA comes from Caretta caretta isolate rCarCar2 chromosome 25, rCarCar1.hap1, whole genome shotgun sequence.
cttggtgaatccatgctggctgttcctgatcactttcctctcatgcaagtgcttcaggattgattctttgaggacctgctccatgatttttccagggactgaggtgaggctgactggcctgtagttcccaggatcctccttcttcccttttttaaagattggcactacattagcctttttccagtcatccgggacttcccccgttcgccacgagttttcaaagacaatggccaatggctctacaatcacagccgccaattccttcagcactctcggatgcaactcgtccggccccatggacttgtgcacgtccagcttttctaaatagtccctaaccacctctatctccacagagggctggccatctcttccccattttgcgatgcccagcgcagcagtctgggagctgaccttgttagtgaaaacagaggcaaaaaaaatcaatgcagcattgagtcagcagtttgtggacagactcccagaggtccaTCCCTTACgattggttcttcttgccacccctcatacgccaactgcggctctgtttgtaccccgtacagacacagccgtctctattatagaatggctatacctttcatccacccctcctcgaaatatttatccgtatttagatgccctatctgatcttgttcgtaaagcccgccaccgtgcagtgcaactcactggcactgatttagttgccattgtgctccccttgtcccgtactgaatttgactctttgtgccacacctccttggcctggcaggttgctctttgtgattatgtgggagagatttcttacaatcctccaaaagatcctcggttggtcaTTACCCAAAAGGTGCTCCTAATTGttcatcgtcttagccgctctcaacccattgtttccgctgtcactctttttactgatggctctccccactgaggtgtagtcacttatcagttgggtgacccccctcgttggcattctcgttttacactgcctcagcgttctgcacagcgttcagaattggctgctgttattttggcctttcaactttttgctgattgtccctttaatttaattgtggatacccattatgtttatcaggtaattgatcatttaccccttgccctcattacccctcaggttgatgcagacctccttcgcctgtttttgtctttgcagcatcttattgccactcgtcatttcccttactttgttgctcatattcgcagtcatacccctctgcctgggccactcactgagggcaatgcacgcgccgatcacgcgttgcgtggtcaggtaaattcccttttttctgaccccattgaaagccatgccttttttcatcagtctgcctctgttttggcccggcagtttcacattcctgctgatcatgcacgttccattgttcgttcctgcccccactgtgctgctgctgctcctactttttcttatgccgttaaccccagaggtaccgcagcaaatcagctgtggcaaatggatgttactcatgtgccacaattccgcccctattcgtttttacatgtttccgttgatacttattcgggcttcctttgggcaaccccacaacgtggggaagccactaacaaagttattcaccattttctgGCCTACttttctgttatgggtcgcccctgccaaattaaaacagataatgccccagcctactgctctgcagccctctccaccttttgtgcccgctgggacgtccgtctcaaacacgggatcccttataattccatgggccaagccattgttgaacgtgccaatcgcacactcaaaaccttgctagataaacaattaaaataaggggagctgcgtctccgaaccttaggagacattctacaacaaatgcatatcctcttgtttactttaaataatttaacactgaatgcagatcagcagacccctgcggatcggcattttcacaaatctgaggtactggaaagaccgcgtgtcttttatcgtcagctgcccgatccacagtggctgggcccagtacctctaatcacttggggtcggggatatgctgctgtgtctctccctgcaggaccgttgtgggttccagctcggtgtgtgcgaccggcacttaacCAACATGGCATGGCAGCAGGggctgtcgaatcccataccagagtttcagctgactttggaggagaccgcgttgccccccgagtcgacaacgacgggacggaaacggaggaggcggagtgtcccaaaccggcccgtgacatggggagcagtaaaagcattggtcgccgcggcccaatgaagactggcagcagatcaacagccagagactcctgagactttgtttgtggcgattctcgcccaaatcactgctaattctgtgatgattgtgtgccttttgtgcctgctatttccgtaggggttggctcggaagcgcTTCCCCtgttacgagcccgaatgacatataacatatgggaaagattggcttcaatagcaaatgttacccacttttgtctatctaattctgtagcagccggagatttgttaggtacatgccttattccagtatgtcatcaccctgaggagatggagaataagacactgttctctgcttatgcAAATctttcttcccagtactctagcatggctaattggggcctggccaactatactctgcctcgcatggctatatccctccacacaccgtacccggccggggctcacaatatcacctgtgcgcgtgtagttaactgcactagtacaaaggtgcccttgggctgtcgaaaaatttctcaaccccttttaaattgttcccatgctgttaatgtttcatacaattagggccatatcatcctaccatcaggatggttttttacttgcggttcacgcacctttaattatattcctgcaaatttaagtgatggcaccctttgctgtcttagtagaatgacacttatattgccttttgctggtcaaaaacgtagtaaaagaagtgtacccctttcagatgttgcagatgttgagctttttagtcgtgctgagtatactgccttagcggcctctattgttggggtccccgcgcttgctatgtattcagccagaactttaaataacctggcatgctttgcagcaaaggcaattaatacaacatcccaggctattgccttacttaacatagaacaacacgaattaagggatgcaatcttggataacagagcagccattgattttctgctcctgaaacaccatctaggctgctccacgtttcagcacatgtgttgctttaatttaactgataatagtcgctccatagaaactagactggcttAATTGGCCAGTCTTACaacacacatacgccaagatctggggtttgagggtttttggaattggcttacaggttggctgccctctctagaatGGCTGCGACAGCTTTTTggttatgctgtgtttgtaatcattgggcttattttttgctgctgctgtgtacaatgtattccttccttgttaagactttgtaaaatttcaccctggaaagctccccaagttatgtccttgtctgtctgggagttaaatagcatgacaaaacaaattgacggctaccatgagatggccaaatgtcattaaataaaaaacggggggatgaagggttcatgtttagctattccacctggaagcaggcagggcacaccctgactgttttgtagaagcaatgcacacattgctctatccaaggacaagggctagatatgaaccatgagaacttgattatgggacagtgactgtgggaagctttcttagcctgggctcaaggcctgagaaccaggattgtagtagataaaagatggtaaataagtatattaatcaacgtcatacattcctttgtgtatctttttgcggtagcagtgtgtaatgcttaggggggagaaatataataaaaggagaaggtggaaggcggggggcagaacagcccatctcagctgaccagcctgcttgcttgcataaagctgtgttctgtctcatcattgaactgccacaaaTCTGGTTCCCCTGGTATGATGGAAGTCAGACTCTACCCCTCTGCATGGCCTCTGAAGCCACCGTTTCTGCGCGAATGGCAGCGGGGTGGAGGGGTTCAgacagttacaccagtgtaaatccggaGTCAATCCGGTTCCCCTGGTGTGATGGACGTCAGACTCTACCCCTCTGCATGGCCTCTGAAGCCACGGTCTCTGCGCGAATGGCAGCGGGGTGGAGGGGTTCAGACAGTGTTGGGAAACAAAGTAGTTCGCTCACAGCCCAAGTCTCTTGTTTTCAGCAGAATCCCAATTCCAGCCAAACCCTCCCCGCGACGCTCGTCAGCCAGCTCTGCTATTTATCACGCCCCACTCCCTGGAGAAGGATGGGTCCCCCGTTAGGCTGAGACCCAACTCCATGTGCCCGAGGGGAGCACACAGGGTCTGCAACCCCATTGCTGGGGCAGGCGGGGCAGGGCCCAGTCCCTGCATGGGCTCCCAAGGGACGCAGCACCGCCCGCACTGCAGAGGCATGTTACTCACAAAATAACGCAAGCAGCTCAGTCTGCGGGACCGTTCCCCAGGggtggggcagcagctggggcgGAGGGTCAGGAGCAGCGGGGCAGGGACAGCCTTGGGCTTTAGCAGAACCTGTTGAGTGTGTCGGTGTGCGGGCTCCCTACAAACAGCCTCAtgcccttctctttccctttcaggAACGCTCGGCTGGAGTCGTGCGGCCCCATTTAGCAGCTGGGCCCCCAGCCACGGACTAGCCCCGGGCAGGCGATTGCCCTCTGACCGCTGGCACAGCTGCAATCCAGAGCTGGTTCCATCCCCAGGTGGCTGCCGTGGTGCTTGGGGCCAGGAGGATGGCTGCCGTGTGACCAGCCCGCGccctggcccagctccccgcCTGGCGGGCGTGCTACGGCACTGCAATGAATGATGCGTCAACGCTGGATTATGAACTGCTGTCCCCCTCCCTGGTGGAGCCCCCCGCCACCGGCCTGGGCATGGACGCCGAGCAGAAGACGGTCTTTGCCTTCGTCATCTTCCTCCTGGTCTTCTTGGTGATGCTTATGGTGCGCTGCTTCCGCATCCTGCTGGACCCCTACAGCCGCATGCCCGCCTCTTCCTGGACTGACCACAAGGAGGGGCTGGAGCGGGGCCAGTTCGACTACGCGCTGGTGTagtggggccaggagctcagtgcgccgcccccctccctgcctttcTCTGCCCCCACAGGGACACTGCCAGCTGGAAGAGGCCTGGCTGGGTTTGTCTCTTTTCTAGGCACTTCTCCTTTTTCTCCTCAGGCTGCAGCACCGTGCGCAACTTGGATATTTGGGGGGATCTGGtgagggggtgtctggggtggGATGAGCCTGGCGAGCTCTTGATTCAAAACAGGCCCCCCAGATGGCACTCTACCGTGCTTCTCAGTGTTGTGTGCtatgggggtgggcaggggcagggcctattgggatggggtggggctgggggtggggggggcgcatGCTGCGGGTCAGGTTTCTCAGGGTTTCTGAGCTGGGTGGCTGTGTACCAGACACGGCCTGAGCATGGTGTCTGCTGCCTGCTGCCGTCTCCCAGGACAGGGCTGTCTAGTTCTTCCTCCGGGTGTCCTCATGGCTGAGCCCTGCTTgtcggggtggggggttgttaTAGGCATCTCAAGTGCTGGCTTCTGTGACTTTCCCAttggtttcatagaatcacagagtatcagggtaggaagggacctcaagaggtcacctagtccagctccctgcttaaagcaggacccatccccaatttttgccccagatccctaaatggccccctcaaggattgaactcacaaccctgggtttagaaggccaatgctcaaaccactgagccatccctcccACCGAGGGTACCCTGCTCCATGTGAGTTGGACGCTGCCCGTGCCTGCCCCATGCAGCCATGGCCCCACGTACGAGGCACCCCTGCCGCCTGAGTGCCATGAGTGCACAGCTCCCTCCTTGGCGGAGTGCCCCCTATTGGCGTTACACTGTAGCAAACACCACCCCCCCAGCTGGAGAAAACGCCTCTGACCAAAAGTGAAGCCCTGCAGCCGAGGACagggctcctgctccagctgcagggcaccAGGCAGCCCGGCCCGCTCACCCTGGGGATGCTGCAGTGACGGGAAGGAACTAACGCACCCCAGTGAGCCATGAGCCTGCTCCCAGCGCCTTTCCAGGCCTGCCAGCGGCTCGGCACCAGAGGTGCTGGCTCCGGTGGGATGGAGGACGCTCTCCCCGCCCAAGTGCTCGATCAGGCGCGGCTGACACctcccagctgcccagggcacCGGGAGCAGAGCTGACGTGCTGGAGCTTTGTCTGGGACAAGGCCTCACTTCCTGTCTCCTGCCCAGGGCCATGCTAGCCTTCCAGGGCGAGAAAGACTAGCCAGGCTCCCAGTCGGGCTATAGCAGGAGGGTTTGGGGTGAGGGTGTACAGCTGAGGGGTGCACCCAGGGGAGAGCAGACCCTCCTCCTCCACAGAACTAAAGCTGCACTTCTGCTAACCCTGCCCAGctcagcctcctctctctgctgctTGTCATGGATACACCATCTCCCTAGAACTAGAACATCTGGCCCCATGTGCTGCCACGTCCCCCCACGTGAGCCAAAGCTGGCCATAGGCCCCACCACATCCCCCATGAGCCAGAGCCAACCCCATAACTGCCACGGTCCCTGTGTGAGcccagtggggtcccgcagggatcggctGTTGGCCCTccagtatttaacatttttatcaatgacctgtaagaaaacataaaaccatccctggtaaagtttgcagatgacacagtcGTTGGAGGAGTGGTGATTAGGACAGGCCACTGGTAGGGCGCGATTTGGCTCTCTTGGTAAGCTGATGTAAGAAGTATAGGTGTCATATGCCTTGAAAATACATTGTTCACAGCTCTTgtcctctctctgcccttctaAGTAACCGCAGCCAATCATCCTGGTGTATCTTCCAAACCCTTAGCTTCCTCTTTGAGCTAAAGGCAATGAGGATCAATAGGGCCTGTCCCAGCAGGTGGGACATCTTGTCTGGGGAGCACAAATTAAGCTAAAGTTAAACTATACAATTCCCAGGAAAGGAAAACTCTGATGCTTGATAAGGGTCCTCCCAGCTGTTGCTAGTTATTCACACCAAAGAGTCCCTTATTCACTAGTGGTTAAGACTTCCAACTCTCTTCATCTAGCTAAAGAGACCCCGTACCGGGCAACAGACAAGAATAATTGCCCCCTGTCCTGTGCCCTATTGTCTCATGTCTTTGGGCTGCCCTCCCACCCGGGAACACCCAGGTGcgcctgcctctgtttcccctttcaGAGTGCTCAGGAATTCCTCTAGAAGCTCTCTTGCCTCAGTCATACCCCTTCTTGGACTGGTTATTACAAAATTACTGTGCCAACAGTCCAAAAGGCAAGTGGAACACATAGTCCATTTATCACCCCAGTGCAGGTAGTCCTTAAAATCCAAACTTCATCCACGGACATAATACATCCTGCACTCCGGTGCCTTCTGCCATGCCCTACCAGCTGGAGTTCAACACTCCTGTTCCCAGCAGGacccccacagcctctctgcaTCCCTCATTCCCCTGGCCCTGTCACTGTTCCCTGGGCTCCAGCTCTCTGGCATGGAGATGGCAGTAGGTTAACCCCTCTGCTGCCCTCCGGCCTCCAGCCCTTGGCTCCAGCACTCTGGCTTAGAGCCAGCAGGTACCTCTCTCTGCTATTCTCTGGCCCTGGACCTCTGGCTTGGGGATGTCAGCCAGCAAACCACTCTTGCTGCTCTCTTGGCATCAGCCTTCCCCCAGGCACCTCCTCCAGTCCTCTGGCCTCTGGCAGCTCTTCCCTGCAGCTCTCTGGACTCTCACTCCCAGGCAGCTCTCACCTCCCCTTTCCTGACTCACCAAGTTGCTCTTCCCTTGAGGCTTCAGGTGCCTTCTTG
Coding sequences within:
- the CTXN1 gene encoding cortexin-1, whose protein sequence is MNDASTLDYELLSPSLVEPPATGLGMDAEQKTVFAFVIFLLVFLVMLMVRCFRILLDPYSRMPASSWTDHKEGLERGQFDYALV